One window of Mesorhizobium loti R88b genomic DNA carries:
- a CDS encoding TetR/AcrR family transcriptional regulator, whose amino-acid sequence MENNGETRSARKDREIIEAATAAFIAKGYDGTSMEEIATKAGASKQTVYKHFKDKETLFTEVVESTASQTNDIVESVTMLLSEAKFMEGGLQQLARRMTTTLMDDELLKLRRLIIANADRMPQLGRSWYEKGFERMLASVASCFQKLTSRGLLQTSDPRLAASHLFGMLLWIPMNEAMFTGRNPRSKADLERHADASVEAFLAAYGVRSK is encoded by the coding sequence ATGGAAAATAATGGTGAAACCAGGTCGGCCCGCAAGGATCGGGAAATCATCGAGGCGGCCACGGCGGCGTTCATCGCCAAGGGCTATGACGGAACCAGCATGGAGGAAATCGCCACCAAGGCGGGGGCTTCCAAGCAGACCGTCTACAAGCATTTCAAGGACAAGGAGACGCTTTTCACCGAAGTCGTCGAGTCGACCGCCAGCCAGACCAACGACATTGTCGAGTCCGTCACCATGCTGCTTTCCGAGGCGAAATTCATGGAGGGCGGCCTGCAGCAGCTCGCCCGACGCATGACAACGACGCTGATGGACGACGAGCTGCTGAAGCTGCGGCGTCTGATTATCGCCAATGCGGATCGGATGCCGCAGCTTGGCCGCAGCTGGTACGAAAAAGGCTTTGAGCGCATGCTGGCCTCGGTGGCTTCATGTTTTCAAAAGCTCACCAGTCGGGGCCTGCTGCAGACCAGCGATCCCCGTTTGGCGGCCAGTCATCTCTTCGGAATGCTGCTCTGGATCCCCATGAACGAAGCCATGTTCACCGGACGCAACCCGCGCTCGAAGGCCGACCTTGAGCGGCATGCCGACGCCTCGGTTGAAGCCTTCCTTGCCGCCTATGGGGTGCGGTCGAAATAG
- a CDS encoding cryptochrome/photolyase family protein — translation MTDSEAPILVLFRNDLRVRDNRALSAAAATGRPVVPLFILDEEAKLTRRKGGASRWWLHHSLHALARDIEALGARLILRQGATETIVSDAIGTTKAASVFWNRRYAPADIETDKAMMAKLRKDGFVAESFDGFLLHEPSRLRTQSGDFYKVFTPFYRKLADLEHRDPVDAPDKLAGWNGRLHADPLDALELLPKNPDWSGGLAKRWQPGEQGARQQLETFIEDRLDGYAEGRDFPGEDATSCLSPHLAHGEITPFQIMAAVSRKRSGDADTFRKELGWREFSYHLLFNLPKLHSENIREEFDAFKWQAAAAELKAWQHGLTGYPIVDAGLRELWQTGYMHNRVRMIAASFLIKDLLIDWREGEKWFWDTLVDADAASNPASWQWVAGSGADAAPYFRIFNPVLQGEKFDPKGTYVRQYVPELAKLPDKYLHRPWEAPADVMRQSGLTLGRDYPQPIVDHAMARDRALAAYRTARGQ, via the coding sequence ATGACAGATAGTGAAGCCCCGATCCTCGTCTTGTTTCGCAACGATCTTCGGGTCCGCGACAACCGCGCTCTTTCGGCGGCCGCAGCGACTGGCAGGCCTGTCGTCCCGCTGTTCATCCTCGACGAGGAGGCAAAGCTGACGCGCCGCAAGGGCGGCGCCAGCCGTTGGTGGCTGCACCATTCGCTTCATGCGCTCGCGCGAGACATCGAGGCATTGGGCGCGCGACTTATCCTTAGGCAAGGCGCGACGGAGACGATCGTCTCCGACGCCATCGGCACGACAAAGGCCGCTTCGGTGTTCTGGAACCGTCGCTATGCGCCGGCCGACATCGAAACCGACAAGGCCATGATGGCGAAGCTGCGCAAGGATGGCTTCGTGGCGGAGAGTTTCGACGGTTTCCTGCTGCATGAGCCATCGCGGCTTCGGACGCAATCGGGCGATTTCTACAAGGTGTTCACGCCATTCTACCGGAAGCTGGCTGATCTCGAACATCGCGATCCGGTCGATGCGCCGGATAAGCTCGCCGGCTGGAATGGAAGGCTCCACGCCGATCCGCTCGATGCGCTCGAGCTCCTGCCGAAAAATCCGGATTGGTCGGGCGGACTTGCCAAACGCTGGCAGCCTGGCGAGCAGGGGGCGCGGCAGCAGCTCGAAACATTTATCGAAGACCGCCTCGATGGCTATGCCGAGGGCCGCGACTTTCCCGGCGAGGACGCTACGTCTTGCCTTTCGCCGCATCTCGCGCATGGCGAGATCACGCCATTCCAGATCATGGCCGCCGTCAGCCGCAAGCGCTCAGGCGATGCCGACACCTTCAGGAAGGAACTCGGCTGGCGCGAGTTCTCCTATCATCTCCTGTTCAATCTGCCCAAACTTCACAGCGAAAACATCCGCGAGGAATTCGATGCGTTCAAATGGCAGGCGGCCGCGGCCGAACTGAAGGCGTGGCAGCATGGACTGACCGGCTATCCCATCGTCGATGCTGGTCTGCGCGAGCTCTGGCAAACCGGCTATATGCACAATCGCGTCCGCATGATCGCGGCTTCGTTCCTGATCAAGGACCTGCTGATCGACTGGCGCGAGGGTGAGAAATGGTTCTGGGACACGCTGGTCGATGCAGATGCCGCAAGCAATCCCGCGAGCTGGCAGTGGGTTGCGGGATCGGGCGCCGACGCCGCCCCTTACTTCCGCATCTTCAATCCCGTGCTGCAAGGCGAGAAGTTTGATCCCAAGGGCACCTATGTCCGCCAATACGTCCCGGAACTCGCCAAGCTGCCCGACAAATATCTTCATCGCCCGTGGGAGGCGCCGGCCGATGTCATGCGGCAGTCTGGTTTGACGCTTGGAAGGGACTACCCGCAGCCGATCGTTGACCATGCCATGGCGAGGGACAGGGCATTGGCGGCCTATCGAACCGCACGCGGGCAGTGA
- the metH gene encoding methionine synthase produces MSQNSASLDVLFGPVAAKPDGSEVLAALTAAARERILVLDGAMGTQIQGLGFDEEHFRGEAFAGCACHQQGNNDLLILTQPKAIEEIHYQYAIAGADILETNTFSSTSIAQADYGMEDAVYALNRDGARLVRRAAIRAEQEDGKRRFVAGALGPTNRTASMSPDVNNPGYRAVTFDELRLAYGEQLRGLIDGGADIILIETIFDTLNAKAAIFACNEIFLEKGVHLPVMISGTITDLSGRTLSGQTPTAFWHSVRHASPFTIGLNCALGANAMRAHLAEISGAADTFVCAYPNAGLPNEFGRYDESPEFMAQQIEDFAKEGLVNVVGGCCGSTPEHIRAIAEAVKKYPPRAIPEIERKMRLSGLEPFTLTDEIPFVNVGERTNVTGSAKFRKLITAGNYVPALDVARDQVANGAQIIDINMDEGLIDSKKAMVEYLNLIAAEPDIARVPVMVDSSKWEIIEEGLKCVQGKPLVNSISMKEGEEAFLHHARLVRAYGAAAVVMAFDEAGQADTKARKVEICTRAYKLLTEQAGFPPEDIVFDPNVFAVATGIEEHDNYGVDFIEATGEITSTLPHVHISGGVSNLSFSFRGNEPVREAMHAVFLYHAIQRGMDMGIVNAGQLAVYDTIEPELREACEDVVLNRVPRAGGTATERMLEIAERFKGTAGKEAQERDLAWREWTVEQRISHALVNGITEFIDADTEEARLAAERPLHVIEGPLMAGMNVVGDLFGAGKMFLPQVVKSARVMKQAVAGLLPHMEAEKLANAANGIDNGERQTAGKILMATVKGDVHDIGKNIVGVVLACNNYEIIDLGVMVPAAKILQTARDRQVDIIGLSGLITPSLDEMVHMAAEMEREGFDIPLLIGGATTSRVHTAVKIHPRYARGQTVYVTDAGRAVGVVAALLSNDGKADYVDTVRAEYKKVADAHARSEADKQRLPLARARANAHKVDWSAYEPPKPSFTGVKVFENWDLTELAGYIDWTPFFQTWELKGRYPKILDDEAQGPAARQLFEDAQAMLKKIIAEKWFAPRGVIGFWPANAVGDDIRLFTDEGRSQELATFFTLRQQLTKRDGKANVALSDFVAPAESGKSDYIGGFIVTAGIEEVAISERFERANDDYSSIMVKALADRFAEAFAERMHEKVRKEFWGYAADEKLAPDELIGEPYRGIRPAPGYPAQPDHTEKATLFRLLDGERNAGVSLTESYAMWPGSSVSGIYLSHPESYYFGVAKVERDQVEDYARRKDMPLAEVERWLGPILNYVPVHHAEAAE; encoded by the coding sequence ATGTCGCAGAATTCTGCATCGCTGGACGTTTTGTTCGGTCCCGTCGCGGCCAAGCCCGACGGTTCGGAAGTGCTTGCGGCACTCACCGCGGCGGCGCGCGAGCGCATCCTTGTCCTCGACGGCGCCATGGGTACGCAGATCCAGGGTCTCGGCTTCGACGAAGAGCATTTCCGTGGCGAGGCCTTCGCCGGTTGCGCCTGCCACCAGCAGGGCAACAACGATCTTCTGATCCTGACGCAGCCGAAAGCGATCGAGGAGATCCATTATCAATATGCCATCGCTGGCGCCGACATTCTGGAGACCAACACCTTCTCCTCGACTTCGATCGCCCAGGCAGACTACGGCATGGAGGATGCGGTCTACGCACTGAACCGCGATGGTGCGCGGCTGGTGCGGCGCGCCGCCATCCGGGCCGAGCAGGAAGACGGCAAGCGCCGCTTCGTCGCCGGCGCGCTGGGGCCGACCAACCGCACCGCCTCAATGTCGCCCGATGTCAACAATCCCGGCTATCGCGCGGTGACCTTCGACGAATTGCGCCTGGCCTATGGCGAGCAGTTGCGCGGCCTGATCGATGGCGGCGCCGACATCATCCTGATCGAGACCATCTTCGACACGCTGAACGCCAAGGCGGCGATCTTCGCCTGCAATGAGATTTTTCTCGAGAAGGGCGTGCATCTGCCGGTGATGATTTCCGGCACCATCACCGATCTCTCCGGCCGCACCCTGTCGGGCCAGACGCCGACCGCCTTCTGGCATTCGGTGCGCCATGCCAGCCCCTTCACCATTGGCTTGAACTGCGCGCTCGGCGCCAACGCCATGCGCGCCCATCTGGCCGAGATTTCAGGCGCCGCCGACACGTTTGTCTGTGCCTATCCGAATGCCGGCCTGCCCAATGAATTCGGCCGCTATGACGAGAGCCCGGAATTCATGGCCCAGCAGATCGAGGATTTTGCCAAAGAGGGGCTAGTCAATGTCGTCGGCGGTTGCTGTGGCTCGACGCCCGAGCACATCCGGGCGATCGCCGAGGCGGTCAAAAAATATCCGCCGCGCGCAATTCCCGAGATCGAGCGTAAGATGCGCCTGTCCGGCCTGGAGCCGTTCACGCTCACTGACGAAATTCCCTTCGTCAATGTCGGCGAGCGCACCAATGTCACCGGCTCGGCCAAGTTCCGAAAACTGATCACGGCGGGCAACTATGTCCCCGCGCTCGACGTGGCGCGCGACCAGGTCGCCAACGGCGCGCAGATCATCGACATCAACATGGATGAAGGCCTCATCGATTCCAAGAAGGCGATGGTTGAGTATCTCAACCTGATCGCCGCCGAACCGGATATCGCGCGCGTACCGGTGATGGTCGACTCCTCGAAATGGGAGATCATCGAGGAGGGCCTGAAATGCGTGCAGGGCAAGCCGCTGGTCAATTCCATCTCGATGAAGGAAGGCGAGGAAGCATTCCTGCATCATGCGAGACTGGTGCGCGCCTATGGCGCGGCGGCGGTGGTCATGGCCTTCGACGAGGCCGGCCAGGCGGACACCAAAGCGCGCAAGGTCGAGATCTGCACCCGCGCCTACAAGCTGTTGACCGAACAGGCCGGCTTTCCGCCCGAAGACATCGTCTTCGACCCCAATGTCTTCGCGGTCGCTACCGGCATTGAGGAGCACGACAATTACGGCGTCGATTTCATCGAAGCCACCGGCGAGATCACCTCGACGCTGCCGCATGTCCATATCTCCGGCGGCGTCTCGAACCTGTCCTTCTCGTTCCGTGGCAACGAGCCGGTGCGCGAGGCCATGCATGCGGTGTTCCTCTACCATGCCATCCAGCGCGGCATGGACATGGGCATCGTCAATGCCGGCCAGCTCGCCGTCTACGACACGATCGAGCCGGAGCTGCGCGAGGCCTGCGAGGATGTCGTGCTGAACCGCGTGCCCAGGGCCGGCGGCACCGCCACCGAGCGCATGCTGGAGATCGCCGAACGCTTCAAGGGCACGGCCGGCAAGGAAGCGCAGGAGCGCGATCTCGCCTGGCGCGAATGGACGGTCGAGCAGCGCATTTCGCATGCGCTGGTCAACGGCATCACCGAATTCATCGACGCCGACACCGAGGAAGCGCGGCTCGCCGCCGAGCGCCCGTTGCATGTCATCGAAGGCCCGCTAATGGCCGGCATGAATGTCGTCGGCGACCTGTTCGGCGCCGGAAAAATGTTCCTGCCGCAAGTGGTTAAGTCGGCGCGTGTGATGAAGCAGGCGGTGGCCGGGCTGCTGCCGCATATGGAGGCGGAAAAACTGGCCAACGCCGCCAATGGCATCGACAATGGCGAGCGCCAGACGGCTGGAAAAATCCTGATGGCGACGGTGAAGGGCGACGTCCATGACATCGGCAAGAACATCGTCGGCGTGGTTTTGGCATGCAACAATTACGAGATTATCGATCTCGGCGTCATGGTGCCGGCGGCGAAGATCCTGCAGACGGCGCGCGACAGACAAGTCGACATCATCGGCCTGTCCGGCCTGATCACGCCATCGCTGGACGAGATGGTGCACATGGCCGCCGAGATGGAGCGCGAGGGGTTTGATATTCCGCTGCTGATCGGTGGCGCGACGACAAGCCGCGTGCACACGGCGGTGAAAATCCATCCACGCTACGCCAGGGGACAGACGGTCTATGTCACCGATGCCGGCCGGGCGGTCGGCGTGGTCGCCGCGTTGCTGTCCAACGACGGCAAGGCCGATTACGTCGACACGGTGCGGGCGGAGTACAAGAAGGTCGCCGACGCGCATGCCCGTTCCGAAGCCGACAAACAGCGGTTGCCGCTGGCCAGAGCGAGGGCCAATGCCCACAAGGTCGACTGGTCGGCTTACGAGCCGCCGAAGCCGTCCTTCACAGGCGTAAAAGTGTTCGAGAACTGGGACCTGACGGAGCTTGCTGGCTATATCGACTGGACACCGTTCTTCCAGACCTGGGAGCTGAAAGGCCGCTATCCCAAGATCCTCGATGACGAGGCGCAGGGACCCGCCGCGCGCCAGCTGTTCGAGGACGCGCAGGCGATGCTGAAGAAGATCATCGCGGAAAAATGGTTCGCGCCGCGCGGCGTGATCGGCTTCTGGCCGGCCAATGCCGTCGGTGACGACATCAGGCTGTTCACGGACGAGGGGCGCTCGCAGGAGCTGGCGACCTTCTTCACGCTGCGCCAGCAATTGACCAAGCGCGACGGCAAGGCCAATGTCGCACTGTCGGATTTCGTCGCGCCGGCCGAGAGCGGCAAGTCTGACTATATCGGCGGCTTCATCGTCACCGCCGGCATCGAGGAAGTGGCGATATCAGAGCGTTTCGAGCGGGCCAACGACGATTATTCCTCGATCATGGTCAAGGCGCTGGCCGATCGTTTTGCCGAAGCCTTTGCCGAGCGCATGCACGAGAAGGTGCGCAAGGAGTTCTGGGGCTATGCGGCCGATGAGAAGCTTGCCCCCGACGAACTGATCGGCGAGCCCTATCGCGGCATCCGCCCGGCACCCGGCTATCCGGCGCAGCCCGACCACACCGAGAAGGCGACATTGTTCCGGTTGCTCGACGGCGAGCGCAATGCCGGCGTCAGCCTCACCGAAAGCTACGCGATGTGGCCGGGCTCGTCGGTCTCCGGCATCTATCTCTCGCATCCCGAAAGCTATTATTTCGGCGTCGCCAAGGTCGAGCGCGACCAGGTCGAGGATTATGCCCGTCGCAAGGACATGCCCTTGGCCGAGGTCGAGCGCTGGCTCGGCCCGATCCTCAACTATGTGCCCGTGCATCATGCCGAGGCGGCGGAGTAG
- a CDS encoding PTS sugar transporter subunit IIB — MSRHKTILFACGTGIATSTAVNVAVTEAMKKRGLTFNAQQAKATEVPGLADSVDFIVSTTPISASVTKPVIKGLAFLTGIGKDKVLDEIEAQLRK; from the coding sequence ATGTCCAGACACAAAACAATTCTCTTTGCCTGCGGCACGGGCATAGCCACCTCGACGGCGGTCAATGTCGCGGTCACCGAGGCGATGAAGAAGCGCGGCCTCACCTTCAACGCGCAGCAGGCAAAGGCCACCGAAGTGCCGGGGCTGGCCGACAGCGTCGACTTCATCGTCTCCACGACGCCGATCTCGGCTTCAGTGACCAAGCCGGTCATCAAGGGCCTCGCCTTCCTCACCGGCATCGGCAAGGACAAGGTGCTGGACGAGATCGAGGCGCAGCTGCGCAAGTGA
- a CDS encoding multicopper oxidase family protein yields MTVFTRRRLLKTAAVAGVSGVGLAAIGRLGSLAAATPEPLVLQTAKVQAKLMDVGATNNVLTYGNAGMPPVLRMKKGGPFAARLVNAIDDPTTIHWHGIRVPNKMDGVPFLVQPYVYTGDHFDYAFTPPDAGTFWYHPHCNTLEQMGHGLTGVIVVENPSDPKFDAEFVLNLRDWRLGDDAQFIDQFRPRDAARTGTYGTVRTANWLDQPQYDAPAGGLVRLRVAITDVTRIYAFRVDGAEAVVMALDGNPVPERFSPDALLLGPGQRMELAIRMPDQEGAIVSLRDVRGTKPKVLATFHATGSSLKRDVRDVAPLEVNPVAEVDLAAAQHISLALSATAENTPSDGICGSLGYSFWAINKVPWPGDTPDPTAPLAELKLGKSYVIDMENLTPQSHPMHLHGMSFKVLSSSTRPVQPLISDTYLIQPNEKVQLGFVADNPGDWLLHCHIIEHQKSGMTSYIRVV; encoded by the coding sequence ATGACCGTCTTTACACGCCGCAGGCTCTTGAAAACCGCCGCCGTCGCTGGTGTCAGCGGTGTCGGACTTGCCGCGATCGGCAGGCTTGGCAGTCTGGCCGCAGCCACGCCGGAGCCGCTGGTGCTGCAGACGGCGAAAGTCCAGGCGAAGCTGATGGATGTCGGCGCGACCAACAATGTGCTGACCTATGGCAACGCCGGAATGCCGCCGGTGCTGCGGATGAAAAAGGGTGGGCCGTTCGCCGCGCGCCTGGTCAATGCCATCGACGATCCGACGACCATCCACTGGCACGGCATTCGCGTTCCAAACAAGATGGATGGCGTGCCCTTCCTGGTCCAGCCTTACGTCTACACCGGCGATCATTTCGACTACGCCTTCACCCCGCCGGACGCCGGTACCTTCTGGTATCACCCGCATTGCAACACGCTGGAGCAGATGGGGCACGGCCTGACCGGTGTGATCGTGGTCGAGAACCCCAGCGATCCGAAATTCGACGCCGAATTCGTCCTCAATCTGCGCGATTGGCGCCTCGGCGACGACGCCCAGTTCATCGACCAGTTCCGGCCGCGCGATGCCGCAAGGACTGGCACCTACGGCACGGTGCGCACCGCCAACTGGCTCGACCAGCCGCAATACGACGCACCCGCCGGCGGGCTGGTGCGTCTGCGCGTCGCCATCACCGATGTCACCCGCATCTATGCCTTTCGCGTCGACGGTGCGGAGGCGGTCGTTATGGCGCTGGATGGCAATCCGGTGCCGGAGCGTTTTTCGCCCGACGCCTTGCTGCTTGGACCCGGCCAGCGCATGGAGCTTGCCATCCGCATGCCCGACCAAGAGGGCGCGATCGTCAGCCTGCGGGATGTCAGGGGCACCAAGCCTAAGGTTCTGGCGACCTTCCATGCGACCGGCAGCTCGCTCAAGCGGGATGTCCGCGATGTTGCTCCGCTTGAAGTGAATCCGGTGGCGGAGGTCGATCTCGCCGCCGCCCAGCATATTTCGCTGGCGCTCAGCGCCACCGCCGAAAACACTCCGAGCGACGGTATCTGCGGCTCACTCGGCTACAGTTTCTGGGCCATCAACAAGGTGCCGTGGCCGGGCGATACGCCGGACCCGACCGCACCTTTGGCCGAGCTGAAGCTCGGCAAGAGCTATGTCATCGACATGGAAAACCTGACACCGCAATCGCATCCGATGCATCTGCATGGCATGAGCTTCAAGGTGCTGTCATCCTCGACGCGGCCCGTTCAGCCGCTGATTTCCGACACCTATCTCATCCAGCCCAACGAGAAGGTCCAGCTCGGCTTCGTCGCCGACAATCCCGGCGACTGGCTGCTGCATTGCCACATCATCGAGCATCAGAAATCAGGCATGACGAGCTATATCAGGGTGGTTTGA
- a CDS encoding VOC family protein, which yields MSKMIFLNLPVRDLQAATKFYLAIGGTLNPQFSNDQASSIMFSEAIGVMLLTHQHYGQFTARPIGDANRDSQMLIALTVDSKDEVNAVIEKGVTAGGRADPNPAQDLGFMFNRHIEDPDGNVWEFLWMNPAAMQ from the coding sequence ATGAGCAAAATGATCTTCCTCAATCTGCCGGTGCGCGATCTGCAGGCGGCTACCAAGTTCTATCTCGCGATCGGCGGCACGCTCAATCCGCAATTCTCCAACGACCAGGCCAGCTCGATCATGTTCTCCGAAGCGATCGGGGTGATGTTGCTGACCCACCAGCACTACGGCCAGTTCACAGCACGCCCGATCGGCGACGCCAACCGGGACAGCCAGATGTTGATCGCACTTACCGTCGACAGCAAGGACGAGGTCAATGCCGTCATCGAGAAGGGCGTAACGGCAGGCGGCCGCGCCGATCCCAATCCGGCGCAGGATCTCGGCTTCATGTTCAACCGCCACATCGAGGATCCGGACGGCAATGTGTGGGAGTTTTTGTGGATGAATCCCGCCGCGATGCAGTAG